One Bacillota bacterium LX-D genomic region harbors:
- a CDS encoding BlaI/MecI/CopY family transcriptional regulator, which yields MKTIPQISEAELEVMKILWEIGHATSSQIIDRLTKMTEWKPKTIQTLITRLVVKGAVKAEKTGSKAFMYFPLISEDEFKAYASKSFLQKLFNGSLNLMIASFIKEQKMSREEIESLKKLLDEEV from the coding sequence ATGAAAACAATTCCTCAAATATCGGAAGCTGAGTTAGAAGTTATGAAAATACTATGGGAGATTGGTCATGCAACGAGTTCGCAGATCATAGACAGACTGACCAAAATGACGGAATGGAAGCCCAAAACTATTCAGACACTTATTACCCGTCTTGTGGTAAAAGGGGCGGTAAAAGCTGAAAAGACAGGAAGCAAAGCGTTTATGTATTTTCCTCTTATTAGTGAAGATGAGTTCAAGGCTTATGCTAGTAAATCATTTTTGCAAAAATTATTTAACGGCTCTTTAAATCTCATGATTGCAAGCTTTATTAAGGAGCAGAAGATGTCAAGGGAAGAAATTGAAAGTCTAAAAAAATTGCTGGATGAGGAGGTGTGA